One window of Vitis riparia cultivar Riparia Gloire de Montpellier isolate 1030 chromosome 5, EGFV_Vit.rip_1.0, whole genome shotgun sequence genomic DNA carries:
- the LOC117914174 gene encoding glutathione transferase GST 23-like, whose protein sequence is MAGVKLLGFWASSFAYRVIWTLKLKGINYEYIKEDLRNKSQLLLHHNPVHKKVPVLLHGDKAVAESLVILEYIEETWPENPLLPTDAYERAMARFWINFGESKNATFFQLIKSAAGEEQEKAIKETVEILKIIEEQSLGDKKFFGGEAIGLVDIAFGWLAYWFEGIEEAVGTKLLNSTTFPRLHAWIQNFKQVPVIKENLPDRQKLWAHSKRFRESLIQ, encoded by the exons ATGGCAGGAGTGAAGCTATTAGGGTTTTGGGCAAGCTCTTTTGCTTACAGGGTGATATGGACCCTAAAACTCAAGGGCATAAATTATGAGTATATTAAGGAAGACCTTCGTAACAAGAGCCAGTTGTTGTTACACCACAATCCAGTTCACAAGAAGGTTCCGGTGCTTCTTCATGGTGACAAAGCAGTAGCCGAGTCCCTTGTAATCCTCGAATACATTGAAGAAACATGGCCGGAGAATCCACTGCTGCCGACAGATGCTTATGAGAGAGCCATGGCTCGGTTTTGGATCAATTTTGGAGAATCAAAG AATGCCactttttttcaattaattaaatccGCTGCTGGGGAAGAGCAAGAGAAGGCCATAAAAGAAACAGTGGAAATACTGAAAATCATAGAAGAGCAAAGCCTTGGGGATAAGAAGTTTTTCGGAGGGGAAGCTATAGGACTGGTGGACATAGCATTTGGTTGGCTGGCTTACTGGTTTGAGGGCATAGAAGAAGCCGTAGGCACAAAACTGCTGAATTCCACCACGTTCCCTCGATTGCATGCATGGATTCAGAATTTTAAGCAGGTTCCAGTGATCAAAGAAAATCTTCCTGATCGTCAGAAATTGTGGGCACACTCGAAACGCTTTAGGGAGAGTTTAATTCAATAA